One part of the Solea senegalensis isolate Sse05_10M unplaced genomic scaffold, IFAPA_SoseM_1 scf7180000017739, whole genome shotgun sequence genome encodes these proteins:
- the LOC122764877 gene encoding regulating synaptic membrane exocytosis protein 2-like isoform X7, giving the protein MYKDQVKKLGEEPQSAQTARAESPICGICRKTKFADGCGRACCYCRSRFCARCGGRVPLRANKVMWVCNVCRMKQEMLTRSGEFDSPMSVDHTQHGVPHPPTQGLPVATSNGATERRRSPVGSHYDGGGGRMPCSPSDLGLDHCTHSPRGFHGNGVEELRGPRRAIRDARGRWHSQDHPLDQVLDKHELQRRQEEEFQARYRSDPNLARYPVKPQPSEEAMRMLAQVSRVRHQRRHSDVSLATAEPEHLTPRHTVLRHNRPQGLMGSGGQRSFSVDHAGNRLSPTSPRRSPLPQQHLDPSSAHKRKSATEGSVQRGRGMGKMHVIGSFSSSEEDLVTTPDYTSCDEPDRDMDSHWWDHGSWHSEPGSMSMHPVTWQPSKDGERLIGRILLNKRMKDGTVPADTGALLGLKVVGGKMTDSGRLCAFITKVKRGSLADTVGHLRPGDQVLEWNGRVLQGATFNEVYNIILESKAEPQVELVVSRPIGDVSRAADSHVQLDSSSSSFDSQKVGPSISVTSPVSPSVLSGQVSIQGRRPLVPRIQVKLWYDKVGHQLIVTVLGAKELPPQDDGRPRNPYVKIYFLPDRSDKSKRRTKTVKKSVEPRWNQTFMYSPVHRREFRERMLELTVWDQARVREEESQFLGEVLIELESALLDDQPHWYKLQRHDVSSLPLPIASPYLQRRGLQHEPSQTSRRLQNKGSYYNSGSQRISDSEFSDYDCEDGIGVISDYRQNGRDYHSSTLSVPEQVMSSNHSPRSSLSRMRSPSQPPPQSGNPLYPLYREDAVRLLRGSKLGRAQSDAGQYSSLERRSLRRMSVANSLDDSSRYFNGPNHTLWTNHMMNGSCEDYSQDFIPDFPYEPNTYDEEVLRYSRGMDRRDYYSRSRSADQRAMVERPVYTRSHSTDRADSAHLRSGRSAPPSPARTRANPPGGSAQTSPSGTPVFNRQARQLPVVPRKPTLDRSVMKDPLKMRDSLSFKSSDSDVSDVSAMSNASDTHSVRRISRAEALDGQSMELGAGSERAPEVAAGGGALLQKSESAEEGEVEEEEPSKPAAASGAPLMKSSSVGGEICSLGRNDDDDDDKKRRSSFGAKMMGMVGLGKKSQSASQLNPEEEEKKKKVIRLPVQRSVETGLAVEFKSRFTRQPSRDPDAEDPKPGALIFPGVKLASDQQFTGFLEGLGPAQLAGRQTLATPPMGDIQIGMVYRKERLDVEVIRARGLVGKQGNKNTPAPYVKVYLMDNGKCVLKRRTRLARKTLDPLYQQQLQFEESPEGKVLQIIVWGDYGRMDHKSFMGAAQILLDDLDLSNMVIGWFKLFPATSLVDPALAPLTNKEAEGNKS; this is encoded by the exons ATGTATAAGGATCAGGTGAAGAAGCTGGGGGAGGAGCCTCAGTCGGCTCAGACGGCGAGGGCGGAGTCTCCGATCTGCGGCATTTGTCGCAAGACCAAATTCGCTGACGGTTGCGGTCGAGCGTGTTGTTACTGTCGGAGCCGCTTCTGCGCTCGCTGCGGGGGGCGTGTCCCTCTGAGAGCCAATAAG gtcATGTGGGTGTGTAACGTGTGCAGAATGAAGCAGGAGATGCTTACTCGCTCGGGCGAGTTTGACTCACCCATGTCTGTCGACCACACCCAGCACGGGGTCCCACATCCACCGACGCAGGGGCTGCCGGTCGCCACAAGCAATGGAGCCACAGAGCG gagGCGGAGCCCTGTAGGGTCACATTACGATGGCGGGGGCGGCCGCATGCCTTGCTCGCCCTCTGACCTTGGTCTGGACCACTGCACTCACTCGCCACGGGGTTTCCATGGCAACGGGGTGGAGGAACTTCGAGGACCGAGGCGAGCGATCAGAGACGCTCGAGGCCGCTGGCACTCACAG GACCATCCTCTGGACCAGGTTCTGGACAAGCATGAGCTGCAGCGGcgacaggaggaggagtttcAGGCCCGTTACCGTAGTGACCCAAACCTGGCTCGTTACCCGGTGAAGCCGCAGCCAAGCGAGGAGGCCATGAGGATGTTAGCTCAGGTCAGCAGAGTCCGACACCAGCGCCGCCACAGCGACGTCTCCCTGGCAACCGCCGAGCCCGAACACCTGACCCCAAGACACACAG TTCTCCGACATAATCGACCACAGGGATTGATGGGatctggaggtcagaggtcattcTCTGTCGACCACGCAGGTAATCGCTTAAGCCCCACCTCTCCCCGCCGCAGTCCGTTACCGCAGCAGCACCTGGACCCGAGCTCCGCCCACAAAAGGAAGTCAGCCACTGAGGGCTCGGtgcagagggggcggggcatggGGAAGATGCACGTGATTGGCAGCTTCAGCAGCTCTGAGGAGGATCTGGTGACCACGCCCGACTACACAAGCTGTGATGAGCCTGACC GAGACATGGACAGCCATTGGTGGGATCATGGTTCCTGGCATAGTGAGCCTGGGTCCATGTCCATG CATCCAGTCACATGGCAACCGTCCAAGGACGGCGAGCGTCTCATCGGTCGAATTTTGCTGAACAAGAGGATGAAGGATGGAACGGTTCCCGCGGATACGGGAGCGCTGCTCGGACTCaag GTTGTCGGGGGGAAGATGACGGATTCAGGTCGTCTCTGTGCGTTCATCACCAAGGTGAAGAGAGGAAGTCTGGCAGACACAGTGGGACACCTGAGACCAG GTGATCAGGTTCTGGAATGGAACGGTCGGGTTCTTCAGGGAGCCACGTTTAACGAAGTCTATAACATCATCCTGGAGTCAAAAGCAGAACCACAGGTGGAGCTAGTGGTCTCACGACCCATTGg AGATGTTTCCAGAGCAGCAGACAGTCACGTCCAACTGGACTCCA GTTCCAGCTCCTTCGACTCTCAGAAAGTCGGTCCATCCATCTCGGTCACATCTCCCGTGAGCCCCAGCGTCCTGTCCGGACAAGTCTCG ATTCAGGGCAGGCGTCCTCTGGTTCCTCGGATTCAG GTGAAGCTCTGGTACGATAAAGTTGGTCATCAGCTGATCGTTACAGTTCTTGGAGCCAAAGAACTTCCTCCTCAAGATGATGGTCGACCCAGGAACCCTTACGTCAAGATTTACTTCCTGCCGGACAGAAG TGATAAGAGTAAGCGGCGGACAAAGACGGTAAAAAAGTCGGTGGAACCTCGCTGGAATCAAACCTTCATGTACTCCCCGGTCCACCGGCGGGAGTTCAGAGAGCGAATGTTGGAGCTTACAGTCTGGGATCAGGCCCGGGTCCGAGAGGAGGAGAGCCAGTTCCTGGGCGAG GTTCTGATAGAACTGGAGTCGGCTCTGCTGGATGATCAGCCTCATTGGTACAAACTGCAGCGTCATGATGTTTCCTCTCTGCCACTACCAATCGCCTCCCCCtacctgcagaggagaggacTGCAGCATGAACCCAGTCAGACCAGCAGGAGGCTTCAGA ACAAAGGCTCTTACTATAACTCAG ggTCTCAGAGGATCAGTGACAGTGAGTTTTCTGATTACGACTGTGAAGACGGCATCGGGGTGATTTCAG ACTACAGACAGAATGGGCGGGACTACCACAGCTCCACACTCTCAGTGCCAGAGCAGGTGATGTCGTCCAATCATAGCCCTCGATCCAGTTTGTCCCGGATGAGGTCGCCGAGTCAACCGCCTCCTCAAAG CGGGAACCCCCTGTACCCGTTGTACCGGGAAGATGCCGTGCGGCTCTTAAGAGGCTCCAAACTGGGCCGAGCGCAATCTGACGCCGGCCAGTACAGCAGCCTGGAgag GAGGTCACTGAGGAGAATGTCCGTTGCCAACTCCCTCGACGACAGCAGCAG ATATTTTAACGGTCCAAACCACACACTGTGGACTAACCACATGATGAATGGGAGCTGTGAGGACTACAG TCAGGACTTCATCCCAGACTTTCCCTACGAACCCAACACCTATGATGAGGAAGTGCTCAG GTACAGCCGAGGCATGGACCGGCGGGATTACTACAGCCGCTCTCGGTCGGCAGACCAGCGTGCGATGGTGGAGCGTCCGGTCTACACACGCTCACACTCCACGGACCGAGCCGACTCCGCTCACCTGAGGTCTGGACGCTCCGCCCCTCCCTCACCCGCCCGTACGAG AGCGAATCCTCCCGGTGGATCAGCGCAGACGAGTCCATCGGGGACACCGGTCTTTAACCGCCAAGCACGCCAACTGCCTGTCGTCCCACGCAAGCCAACATTAGACAGAA GTGTGATGAAGGATCCATTAAAG ATGAGGGACAGTCTGTCCTTCAAGTCGTCAGACAGTGACGTCAGCGATGTGTCCGCCATGTCCAACGCCTCCGACACTCACTCTGTCCGCAGGATCAG TCGGGCGGAGGCTCTAGACGGTCAATCAATGGAGTTGGGGGCTGGGTCAGAGAGAGCACCAGAAGTCGCAGCAGGGGGTGGAGCCTTGCTGCAGAAGAGCGAAtcagcagaggagggagaggtggaggaggaggagccttcaAA GCCGGCAGCGGCGTCCGGAGCTCCTCTCATGAAGTCGTCGAGTGTCGGCGGTGAGATTTGTTCGTTGGGGAGAaacgacgacgatgacgacgacAAGAAAAGACGCTCAAGTTTTGGAGCGAAGATGATGGGGATGGTCGGGCTGGGGAAGAAGAGTCAGAGCGCGTCGCAGCTCAACCCCGAGG aggaagagaagaagaagaaagtgatcCGACTTCCTGTCCAGAGAAGCGTAGAAACCGGTTTGGCCGTGGAGTTTAAGTCTCGCTTTACTCGACAACCGAGTCGTGACCCGGACGCTGAGGACCCCAAACCTGGAGC GCTCATTTTTCCAGGAGTGAAATTAGCATCAGATCAACAATTTACTGGCTTCCTGGAAGGACTAGGCCCCGCCCAGCTAGCTGGACGGCAGACTTTGGCCACACCCCCCATGG GTGACATCCAGATCGGGATGGTTTACAGGAAGGAGCGTCTGGACGTGGAGGTGATTCGAGCTCGAGGGCTCGTGGGTAAACAAGGCAACAAAAATACTCCAG cGCCATACGTGAAGGTGTATCTCATGGACAATGGGAAGTGTGTGTTGAAGAGAAGAACTCGTCTGGCGAGAAAAACTCTGGATCCACTTTATCAACAACAACTGCAGTTTGAAGAAAGTCCAGAGGGTAAAGTactgcag ATCATCGTGTGGGGCGATTACGGGAGGATGGATCATAAATCCTTCATGGGTGCCGCTCAGATCCTGTTGGACGACCTGGACCTGTCCAACATGGTGATTGGCTGGTTTAAACTGTTTCCTGCCACCTCATTGGTCGACCCCGCCCTGGCCCCTTTGACAAATAAGGAAGCCGAGGGCAACAAGTCGTAG
- the LOC122764877 gene encoding regulating synaptic membrane exocytosis protein 2-like isoform X2 produces MSGPAGPAQPAAGPGPGPELPDLSHLTEEERRIILSVMERQKKEEEKEQSMLKKLHQQFEMYKDQVKKLGEEPQSAQTARAESPICGICRKTKFADGCGRACCYCRSRFCARCGGRVPLRANKVMWVCNVCRMKQEMLTRSGEFDSPMSVDHTQHGVPHPPTQGLPVATSNGATERRRSPVGSHYDGGGGRMPCSPSDLGLDHCTHSPRGFHGNGVEELRGPRRAIRDARGRWHSQDHPLDQVLDKHELQRRQEEEFQARYRSDPNLARYPVKPQPSEEAMRMLAQVSRVRHQRRHSDVSLATAEPEHLTPRHTVLRHNRPQGLMGSGGQRSFSVDHAGNRLSPTSPRRSPLPQQHLDPSSAHKRKSATEGSVQRGRGMGKMHVIGSFSSSEEDLVTTPDYTSCDEPDRDMDSHWWDHGSWHSEPGSMSMHPVTWQPSKDGERLIGRILLNKRMKDGTVPADTGALLGLKVVGGKMTDSGRLCAFITKVKRGSLADTVGHLRPGDQVLEWNGRVLQGATFNEVYNIILESKAEPQVELVVSRPIGDVSRAADSHVQLDSSSSSFDSQKVGPSISVTSPVSPSVLSGQVSIQGRRPLVPRIQVKLWYDKVGHQLIVTVLGAKELPPQDDGRPRNPYVKIYFLPDRSDKSKRRTKTVKKSVEPRWNQTFMYSPVHRREFRERMLELTVWDQARVREEESQFLGEVLIELESALLDDQPHWYKLQRHDVSSLPLPIASPYLQRRGLQHEPSQTSRRLQRSQRISDSEFSDYDCEDGIGVISDYRQNGRDYHSSTLSVPEQVMSSNHSPRSSLSRMRSPSQPPPQSGNPLYPLYREDAVRLLRGSKLGRAQSDAGQYSSLERRSLRRMSVANSLDDSSRYFNGPNHTLWTNHMMNGSCEDYSQDFIPDFPYEPNTYDEEVLRYSRGMDRRDYYSRSRSADQRAMVERPVYTRSHSTDRADSAHLRSGRSAPPSPARTRANPPGGSAQTSPSGTPVFNRQARQLPVVPRKPTLDRSVMKDPLKMRDSLSFKSSDSDVSDVSAMSNASDTHSVRRISRAEALDGQSMELGAGSERAPEVAAGGGALLQKSESAEEGEVEEEEPSKPAAASGAPLMKSSSVGGEICSLGRNDDDDDDKKRRSSFGAKMMGMVGLGKKSQSASQLNPEEEEKKKKVIRLPVQRSVETGLAVEFKSRFTRQPSRDPDAEDPKPGALIFPGVKLASDQQFTGFLEGLGPAQLAGRQTLATPPMGDIQIGMVYRKERLDVEVIRARGLVGKQGNKNTPAPYVKVYLMDNGKCVLKRRTRLARKTLDPLYQQQLQFEESPEGKVLQIIVWGDYGRMDHKSFMGAAQILLDDLDLSNMVIGWFKLFPATSLVDPALAPLTNKEAEGNKS; encoded by the exons ATGTCTGGGCCGGCCGGACCTGCACAGCCCGCCGCCGGGCCGGGACCAGGGCCAGAGTTGCCGGACCTGAGCCACCTGACAGAGGAAGAGCGGAGGATCATCCTGTCTGtgatggagagacagaagaaggaggaggagaaggagcagagcATGCTTAA gaagttgcATCAGCAGTTTGAGATGTATAAGGATCAGGTGAAGAAGCTGGGGGAGGAGCCTCAGTCGGCTCAGACGGCGAGGGCGGAGTCTCCGATCTGCGGCATTTGTCGCAAGACCAAATTCGCTGACGGTTGCGGTCGAGCGTGTTGTTACTGTCGGAGCCGCTTCTGCGCTCGCTGCGGGGGGCGTGTCCCTCTGAGAGCCAATAAG gtcATGTGGGTGTGTAACGTGTGCAGAATGAAGCAGGAGATGCTTACTCGCTCGGGCGAGTTTGACTCACCCATGTCTGTCGACCACACCCAGCACGGGGTCCCACATCCACCGACGCAGGGGCTGCCGGTCGCCACAAGCAATGGAGCCACAGAGCG gagGCGGAGCCCTGTAGGGTCACATTACGATGGCGGGGGCGGCCGCATGCCTTGCTCGCCCTCTGACCTTGGTCTGGACCACTGCACTCACTCGCCACGGGGTTTCCATGGCAACGGGGTGGAGGAACTTCGAGGACCGAGGCGAGCGATCAGAGACGCTCGAGGCCGCTGGCACTCACAG GACCATCCTCTGGACCAGGTTCTGGACAAGCATGAGCTGCAGCGGcgacaggaggaggagtttcAGGCCCGTTACCGTAGTGACCCAAACCTGGCTCGTTACCCGGTGAAGCCGCAGCCAAGCGAGGAGGCCATGAGGATGTTAGCTCAGGTCAGCAGAGTCCGACACCAGCGCCGCCACAGCGACGTCTCCCTGGCAACCGCCGAGCCCGAACACCTGACCCCAAGACACACAG TTCTCCGACATAATCGACCACAGGGATTGATGGGatctggaggtcagaggtcattcTCTGTCGACCACGCAGGTAATCGCTTAAGCCCCACCTCTCCCCGCCGCAGTCCGTTACCGCAGCAGCACCTGGACCCGAGCTCCGCCCACAAAAGGAAGTCAGCCACTGAGGGCTCGGtgcagagggggcggggcatggGGAAGATGCACGTGATTGGCAGCTTCAGCAGCTCTGAGGAGGATCTGGTGACCACGCCCGACTACACAAGCTGTGATGAGCCTGACC GAGACATGGACAGCCATTGGTGGGATCATGGTTCCTGGCATAGTGAGCCTGGGTCCATGTCCATG CATCCAGTCACATGGCAACCGTCCAAGGACGGCGAGCGTCTCATCGGTCGAATTTTGCTGAACAAGAGGATGAAGGATGGAACGGTTCCCGCGGATACGGGAGCGCTGCTCGGACTCaag GTTGTCGGGGGGAAGATGACGGATTCAGGTCGTCTCTGTGCGTTCATCACCAAGGTGAAGAGAGGAAGTCTGGCAGACACAGTGGGACACCTGAGACCAG GTGATCAGGTTCTGGAATGGAACGGTCGGGTTCTTCAGGGAGCCACGTTTAACGAAGTCTATAACATCATCCTGGAGTCAAAAGCAGAACCACAGGTGGAGCTAGTGGTCTCACGACCCATTGg AGATGTTTCCAGAGCAGCAGACAGTCACGTCCAACTGGACTCCA GTTCCAGCTCCTTCGACTCTCAGAAAGTCGGTCCATCCATCTCGGTCACATCTCCCGTGAGCCCCAGCGTCCTGTCCGGACAAGTCTCG ATTCAGGGCAGGCGTCCTCTGGTTCCTCGGATTCAG GTGAAGCTCTGGTACGATAAAGTTGGTCATCAGCTGATCGTTACAGTTCTTGGAGCCAAAGAACTTCCTCCTCAAGATGATGGTCGACCCAGGAACCCTTACGTCAAGATTTACTTCCTGCCGGACAGAAG TGATAAGAGTAAGCGGCGGACAAAGACGGTAAAAAAGTCGGTGGAACCTCGCTGGAATCAAACCTTCATGTACTCCCCGGTCCACCGGCGGGAGTTCAGAGAGCGAATGTTGGAGCTTACAGTCTGGGATCAGGCCCGGGTCCGAGAGGAGGAGAGCCAGTTCCTGGGCGAG GTTCTGATAGAACTGGAGTCGGCTCTGCTGGATGATCAGCCTCATTGGTACAAACTGCAGCGTCATGATGTTTCCTCTCTGCCACTACCAATCGCCTCCCCCtacctgcagaggagaggacTGCAGCATGAACCCAGTCAGACCAGCAGGAGGCTTCAGA ggTCTCAGAGGATCAGTGACAGTGAGTTTTCTGATTACGACTGTGAAGACGGCATCGGGGTGATTTCAG ACTACAGACAGAATGGGCGGGACTACCACAGCTCCACACTCTCAGTGCCAGAGCAGGTGATGTCGTCCAATCATAGCCCTCGATCCAGTTTGTCCCGGATGAGGTCGCCGAGTCAACCGCCTCCTCAAAG CGGGAACCCCCTGTACCCGTTGTACCGGGAAGATGCCGTGCGGCTCTTAAGAGGCTCCAAACTGGGCCGAGCGCAATCTGACGCCGGCCAGTACAGCAGCCTGGAgag GAGGTCACTGAGGAGAATGTCCGTTGCCAACTCCCTCGACGACAGCAGCAG ATATTTTAACGGTCCAAACCACACACTGTGGACTAACCACATGATGAATGGGAGCTGTGAGGACTACAG TCAGGACTTCATCCCAGACTTTCCCTACGAACCCAACACCTATGATGAGGAAGTGCTCAG GTACAGCCGAGGCATGGACCGGCGGGATTACTACAGCCGCTCTCGGTCGGCAGACCAGCGTGCGATGGTGGAGCGTCCGGTCTACACACGCTCACACTCCACGGACCGAGCCGACTCCGCTCACCTGAGGTCTGGACGCTCCGCCCCTCCCTCACCCGCCCGTACGAG AGCGAATCCTCCCGGTGGATCAGCGCAGACGAGTCCATCGGGGACACCGGTCTTTAACCGCCAAGCACGCCAACTGCCTGTCGTCCCACGCAAGCCAACATTAGACAGAA GTGTGATGAAGGATCCATTAAAG ATGAGGGACAGTCTGTCCTTCAAGTCGTCAGACAGTGACGTCAGCGATGTGTCCGCCATGTCCAACGCCTCCGACACTCACTCTGTCCGCAGGATCAG TCGGGCGGAGGCTCTAGACGGTCAATCAATGGAGTTGGGGGCTGGGTCAGAGAGAGCACCAGAAGTCGCAGCAGGGGGTGGAGCCTTGCTGCAGAAGAGCGAAtcagcagaggagggagaggtggaggaggaggagccttcaAA GCCGGCAGCGGCGTCCGGAGCTCCTCTCATGAAGTCGTCGAGTGTCGGCGGTGAGATTTGTTCGTTGGGGAGAaacgacgacgatgacgacgacAAGAAAAGACGCTCAAGTTTTGGAGCGAAGATGATGGGGATGGTCGGGCTGGGGAAGAAGAGTCAGAGCGCGTCGCAGCTCAACCCCGAGG aggaagagaagaagaagaaagtgatcCGACTTCCTGTCCAGAGAAGCGTAGAAACCGGTTTGGCCGTGGAGTTTAAGTCTCGCTTTACTCGACAACCGAGTCGTGACCCGGACGCTGAGGACCCCAAACCTGGAGC GCTCATTTTTCCAGGAGTGAAATTAGCATCAGATCAACAATTTACTGGCTTCCTGGAAGGACTAGGCCCCGCCCAGCTAGCTGGACGGCAGACTTTGGCCACACCCCCCATGG GTGACATCCAGATCGGGATGGTTTACAGGAAGGAGCGTCTGGACGTGGAGGTGATTCGAGCTCGAGGGCTCGTGGGTAAACAAGGCAACAAAAATACTCCAG cGCCATACGTGAAGGTGTATCTCATGGACAATGGGAAGTGTGTGTTGAAGAGAAGAACTCGTCTGGCGAGAAAAACTCTGGATCCACTTTATCAACAACAACTGCAGTTTGAAGAAAGTCCAGAGGGTAAAGTactgcag ATCATCGTGTGGGGCGATTACGGGAGGATGGATCATAAATCCTTCATGGGTGCCGCTCAGATCCTGTTGGACGACCTGGACCTGTCCAACATGGTGATTGGCTGGTTTAAACTGTTTCCTGCCACCTCATTGGTCGACCCCGCCCTGGCCCCTTTGACAAATAAGGAAGCCGAGGGCAACAAGTCGTAG